A single region of the Microbulbifer sp. MKSA007 genome encodes:
- the dapF gene encoding diaminopimelate epimerase: MRVKFSKMHGLGNDFVMLDGVSQKIKLTPEKTRRLADRCLGVGCDQVLLVEPPRTPEADFRYRIFNADGSEVENCGNGARCFARFVRERRLTGKKNIQVETAAGLLHLRVLDGDQVSVDMGAPVLEPQKVPFSADRRAESYPLEVDGETFTIGAISMGNPHAVLLVEDIASAPVERLGPLIERHPRFPQKVNAGFLQVDTRTEAQLRVFERGVGETRACGTGACAAMVYARLRNLVDDKVQIQLPGGTLTIHWSGPGQPVTMTGPATTVFHGQIIL, translated from the coding sequence ATGCGCGTTAAATTCAGCAAGATGCATGGGCTCGGCAACGATTTCGTGATGCTCGACGGCGTCAGCCAAAAAATTAAACTGACCCCGGAAAAAACTCGTCGCCTGGCAGACCGCTGCCTCGGCGTGGGCTGCGACCAGGTACTGCTGGTGGAGCCGCCCCGCACACCCGAGGCGGATTTTCGCTATCGCATATTTAACGCCGATGGCAGCGAAGTGGAAAATTGCGGCAATGGCGCCCGCTGTTTTGCCCGCTTTGTACGTGAACGCCGCCTTACCGGTAAGAAAAATATCCAAGTAGAAACTGCCGCCGGTTTACTGCACCTGAGAGTGCTGGACGGGGATCAGGTTAGTGTCGATATGGGAGCACCGGTCCTCGAGCCCCAAAAAGTACCTTTTTCCGCCGATCGCCGTGCAGAGTCCTATCCCCTGGAAGTGGACGGGGAGACCTTCACCATTGGTGCTATATCCATGGGCAACCCCCACGCGGTTCTGCTGGTGGAAGATATCGCTTCCGCACCGGTAGAAAGACTCGGGCCCCTAATTGAACGCCACCCGCGGTTCCCACAAAAGGTCAACGCTGGCTTTTTGCAAGTGGATACACGCACCGAAGCCCAGCTCAGGGTATTTGAGCGCGGGGTTGGCGAAACTCGTGCCTGTGGCACAGGCGCCTGTGCTGCCATGGTATACGCTCGCCTGCGAAACCTGGTGGATGACAAAGTCCAAATTCAGCTCCCCGGCGGCACACTGACAATTCACTGGAGCGGACCCGGCCAGCCAGTTACTATGACCGGGCCCGCAACCACGGTTTTTCACGGGCAGATTATTCTCTAA
- the lysA gene encoding diaminopimelate decarboxylase produces MREFSYRDGSLWAEQVSLEQIAENFGTPTYVYSRAHFERQYRDYAEALGNRPGLICYAVKANSNLGILSLLAQLGAGFDIVSGGELERVLLAGGDPSRIVFSGVGKTSEEMRRALDVGVHCFNIESEAEIDRLERVAAECGKTAPISIRVNPDVDAQTHPYISTGLKENKFGIAIDKAIEVYQHAADSEHLKITGVDCHIGSQLTEVAPFLDALDRLLVLIDQLAELGITLEHLDLGGGLGVRYRGEEPPPVGDYLTEVHKRIGERNLSLILEPGRSIAANGGALLTRVEYLKRTEEHNFAIVDAAMNDNLRPALYQAWQDIVPVTPDESESTLWDIVGPVCETGDFLGKNRSQSLREGQLLAMLSTGAYGFTMSSNYNSRCRAAEVLVDGDKTYLVRERETFADLVRGETTVPKKPDQLLASQWGPFFSPGPKPQLTPRKISTNREMECALNSARCMGSATIS; encoded by the coding sequence ATGAGAGAGTTTAGTTATCGCGACGGTAGCCTGTGGGCTGAGCAGGTTTCACTGGAACAAATAGCTGAGAATTTCGGCACCCCCACTTATGTCTACAGCCGCGCACACTTTGAACGGCAATATCGGGATTACGCCGAGGCCCTCGGCAATCGCCCCGGATTAATCTGCTACGCAGTAAAAGCCAACAGTAACCTGGGCATTCTGTCACTGCTGGCACAGCTGGGGGCGGGCTTTGATATTGTTTCCGGCGGGGAACTTGAGCGAGTGCTGCTCGCCGGCGGCGACCCATCGCGAATCGTATTTTCCGGAGTGGGTAAAACCTCAGAGGAAATGCGGCGCGCTCTGGACGTTGGAGTGCACTGCTTCAATATTGAATCAGAAGCGGAAATTGACCGCCTTGAGCGCGTGGCCGCAGAGTGTGGCAAGACCGCCCCGATTTCCATCAGGGTCAATCCCGATGTGGATGCCCAAACCCACCCCTATATTTCCACTGGTCTCAAAGAAAATAAATTTGGCATCGCCATAGACAAGGCGATCGAGGTTTATCAGCACGCGGCGGATTCCGAGCACCTGAAAATTACCGGTGTGGACTGCCATATCGGCTCCCAGCTCACCGAAGTCGCCCCCTTCCTGGATGCACTCGATCGCCTGCTGGTCCTTATCGATCAGCTCGCCGAGCTGGGAATTACCCTGGAACACCTGGATCTGGGCGGAGGCCTCGGTGTGCGCTATCGGGGTGAGGAACCACCCCCTGTCGGGGATTACCTGACGGAGGTCCACAAGCGTATCGGCGAACGCAATTTATCCCTGATTCTCGAACCCGGCCGCTCCATTGCCGCCAACGGCGGCGCCCTGCTGACCCGGGTCGAATACCTGAAGCGTACCGAAGAGCACAACTTCGCTATCGTCGATGCCGCCATGAATGACAACCTGCGTCCGGCCCTTTACCAAGCATGGCAGGATATTGTGCCAGTGACACCGGACGAGAGTGAAAGTACCCTGTGGGATATTGTCGGTCCGGTATGCGAAACGGGCGACTTCCTGGGTAAAAACCGCTCCCAATCTCTGCGAGAGGGGCAGCTGTTAGCCATGTTGTCGACCGGTGCCTACGGTTTCACCATGAGTTCCAATTACAACAGCCGCTGTCGCGCTGCTGAAGTACTTGTGGATGGCGACAAAACTTACCTGGTGCGTGAGCGGGAGACTTTTGCCGACTTGGTTCGCGGTGAGACCACTGTCCCCAAAAAGCCTGATCAGCTACTTGCATCGCAGTGGGGTCCATTTTTCAGCCCGGGCCCCAAACCGCAGCTAACGCCGCGGAAAATCAGTACGAACAGAGAAATGGAATGCGCGTTAAATTCAGCAAGATGCATGGGCTCGGCAACGATTTCGTGA
- a CDS encoding lipoprotein, which yields MLKKRLSLLTITIGATALLLGCGQKGPLYLPQDPAMPASNIPGGPPETVPTSGAAQPGEPGSAAEQAVETVDEIESEDGYGPDFDIDDTIETGPTIEVDDESGTADDSNVEEDLEE from the coding sequence ATGCTCAAAAAACGACTCTCTCTATTAACCATCACCATCGGTGCCACCGCACTGTTACTGGGCTGTGGCCAAAAAGGTCCTCTCTATCTTCCACAGGACCCCGCCATGCCCGCCTCCAATATTCCAGGTGGCCCGCCGGAGACAGTACCCACCAGTGGTGCAGCACAACCCGGCGAGCCCGGCTCTGCAGCAGAGCAAGCGGTGGAAACCGTTGATGAAATTGAATCTGAAGACGGCTACGGGCCCGATTTTGATATCGATGACACCATTGAGACCGGCCCGACTATCGAAGTCGACGACGAATCGGGCACAGCGGATGACTCCAATGTCGAGGAAGATTTAGAAGAGTAA
- the cyaY gene encoding iron donor protein CyaY, producing the protein MSQAEYDAAVEQTLIGIEDALDHCDWDIDYERSDAVLTLTLEDNGSQVILSRQSANRELWVAAKSGGYHLSFENPGWKCTTTGEDLPTLLDRVLSEQQGEQVSLGLSA; encoded by the coding sequence ATGAGCCAAGCGGAATATGATGCGGCTGTGGAGCAGACTCTAATCGGTATTGAGGATGCACTCGATCACTGTGATTGGGATATTGACTACGAACGCAGTGATGCGGTGCTGACCCTGACCCTGGAAGACAATGGCAGCCAGGTAATTCTCTCGCGCCAGTCTGCCAACCGGGAGTTGTGGGTCGCCGCCAAATCCGGTGGCTACCATCTTTCTTTTGAAAACCCCGGTTGGAAGTGCACCACGACCGGTGAGGACCTGCCGACTTTGCTCGACCGCGTATTGAGCGAGCAGCAAGGCGAACAGGTTTCCCTCGGATTATCCGCTTAA
- the argH gene encoding argininosuccinate lyase: MSNEKSPSESANNPAAKLWGGRFSEATDAFVERFTASVTFDQRMAMEDIQGSLAHAQMLSEVGVLSADEYHKIADGLKGIAEEIKAGEFPWSVQLEDVHMNIEARLTQRIGATGKKLHTGRSRNDQVATDIRLWLRGRIDLIAAELTRLQNGLVDLAEREADTIMPGFTHLQSAQPVTFGHHLLAWNAMLSRDFERLMDCRKRVNRSPLGAAALAGTSYPINRARTAELLGFDAPTENSLDSVSDRDFAIEFCAFAALLLTHLSRASEELVLWTSSQFDFIDLPDRFCTGSSIMPQKKNPDVPELVRGKTGRVNGHLIALLTLMKSQPLAYNKDNQEDKEPLFDAADTALDCLRAFADMAPALKAKKENMLEAAAKGFSTATDLADYLVRKGVAFRDAHEIVGQSVSFAIEQDKDLSELSLAQLQQFSTEIGEDVFEVLTLEGSVAARDHIGGTAPNQVRAACKRAREEISQRT, encoded by the coding sequence ATGAGTAACGAAAAATCCCCCTCCGAGTCCGCCAACAATCCTGCCGCCAAACTCTGGGGCGGCCGCTTTAGTGAAGCCACCGATGCCTTTGTCGAGCGATTTACCGCCTCGGTGACTTTTGACCAGCGCATGGCCATGGAAGACATCCAGGGATCACTTGCCCACGCGCAGATGTTGTCAGAAGTGGGGGTATTAAGTGCTGATGAATATCACAAGATAGCCGACGGCCTGAAGGGCATCGCCGAAGAGATAAAAGCGGGAGAATTTCCCTGGTCTGTGCAGCTCGAAGATGTCCATATGAATATCGAAGCGCGCCTGACCCAACGCATTGGTGCCACTGGCAAGAAACTGCATACCGGCCGCTCGCGCAACGATCAGGTGGCAACCGACATCCGCCTGTGGCTGCGTGGGCGCATCGATCTGATTGCTGCCGAACTGACCCGCCTGCAAAATGGCTTGGTCGATTTGGCGGAGCGCGAAGCCGATACCATTATGCCCGGCTTTACTCACTTACAGAGCGCGCAACCGGTGACCTTTGGCCACCACTTACTGGCCTGGAATGCCATGCTGAGCCGGGATTTCGAGCGCCTGATGGATTGCCGCAAACGGGTTAACCGCTCACCGTTGGGAGCCGCAGCACTGGCCGGCACCAGCTATCCGATCAATCGCGCACGCACAGCGGAGTTGCTGGGCTTCGATGCCCCCACAGAAAACTCCCTCGACTCAGTCAGCGACCGGGACTTCGCTATCGAGTTCTGTGCTTTCGCCGCGCTGCTGCTCACCCATCTGTCCCGGGCCAGTGAAGAGCTGGTGCTGTGGACTTCCAGCCAGTTCGACTTTATTGACCTTCCCGATCGCTTCTGCACCGGCTCCTCAATTATGCCGCAGAAGAAAAACCCCGATGTTCCGGAGCTGGTGCGCGGAAAAACGGGCCGGGTTAACGGCCACCTGATTGCGCTGCTGACACTGATGAAGAGCCAACCGCTGGCCTACAACAAGGACAACCAGGAAGATAAAGAGCCACTATTCGATGCCGCCGATACCGCACTGGATTGCCTGCGCGCGTTTGCCGATATGGCGCCGGCACTGAAGGCAAAAAAAGAAAATATGCTGGAAGCTGCGGCCAAGGGCTTCTCCACCGCGACGGATCTGGCCGATTATCTGGTACGCAAAGGGGTGGCCTTCCGCGATGCTCACGAAATTGTCGGGCAGTCCGTATCCTTTGCTATTGAACAGGATAAAGACTTATCCGAACTCAGCCTGGCCCAACTACAACAGTTCTCAACAGAAATTGGCGAAGATGTATTTGAGGTGCTGACTTTAGAGGGCTCGGTTGCGGCTCGCGATCATATTGGCGGTACCGCACCGAACCAAGTGCGCGCGGCCTGTAAACGCGCACGGGAAGAGATTTCGCAGCGCACTTAA
- a CDS encoding histidine kinase: protein MSFPWPSGIITQKIRKYRTGNKDSALSGQLPFLPDLCSVTSLAVLVLMGELLALVLVLALDGLPEFSWQRLGLISLVIQWVILPSAALLCRLRPSLAKMPHKLAGGLSFIAVLSVLILVMAVQRSLRAVLLQTSFDSWGFAGDCLLGAICAGVVLRYAYLQQQLYNQQQAELGARIEALQSRIRPHFLFNSMNSLASLIAVDPDRAERLVEDLCALFRASLADPKLVPLAQEITLAQRYLEIEALRLGERLRQSWQLDAGLDKVQLPSMLLQPLLENAVLHGVAQLRAGGEIRVQLSQEGACSKLLLKTHCHRTVQFLRRQVMAWRQRIFASVSLHTTAIASNLPPVGRRAGTGSYYSYPYLPGKWTGGK from the coding sequence ATGTCATTCCCCTGGCCGTCGGGCATTATAACGCAGAAAATTCGAAAATATCGCACAGGAAATAAGGATTCTGCGCTATCTGGGCAGCTTCCGTTTCTGCCAGACCTCTGCAGTGTCACCTCTCTGGCGGTGCTGGTGTTGATGGGGGAATTGCTGGCATTGGTGCTGGTCCTGGCCCTGGATGGTTTACCGGAATTCAGTTGGCAGCGCCTGGGGCTGATCTCTCTGGTGATCCAATGGGTGATATTGCCCTCGGCCGCGCTACTTTGCCGGCTTCGGCCGAGCCTGGCGAAAATGCCCCACAAACTCGCTGGCGGCTTGAGTTTTATTGCAGTGCTGTCGGTGCTCATATTGGTGATGGCAGTGCAGCGCTCCCTGCGCGCGGTGTTGTTGCAGACCAGCTTTGACAGCTGGGGGTTTGCGGGCGACTGCCTGCTTGGGGCTATTTGTGCGGGGGTGGTATTGCGCTACGCCTATCTTCAGCAGCAACTCTACAACCAGCAGCAGGCGGAGCTCGGTGCCCGAATTGAGGCACTTCAATCGCGGATTCGCCCCCATTTCCTCTTTAACAGTATGAACAGCCTGGCTAGTTTGATCGCTGTTGATCCTGATCGCGCGGAGCGATTGGTAGAGGATTTATGTGCATTATTTCGTGCAAGCCTCGCCGATCCAAAGCTGGTGCCTTTAGCGCAAGAGATTACTCTAGCCCAACGCTATTTGGAGATTGAAGCCCTGCGTCTGGGGGAGCGTTTACGCCAGAGTTGGCAGCTAGACGCGGGCCTGGATAAGGTTCAGCTGCCCAGTATGTTGCTTCAACCCCTATTGGAGAATGCGGTGTTGCACGGTGTGGCACAGTTGCGGGCAGGCGGAGAGATCAGAGTACAACTCTCGCAAGAGGGGGCATGTTCAAAGTTGTTATTGAAAACCCATTGCCACAGGACAGTGCAGTTCCTGCGAAGACAGGTAATGGCATGGCGACAGAGAATATTCGCCAGCGTCTCACTGCATACTACGGCGATCGCTTCAAATTTACCGCCCGTCGGGAGGAGGGCCGGTACCGGGTCATACTACAGCTACCCTTATCTCCCCGGGAAGTGGACCGGCGGGAAATAG